In Synechococcus sp. CC9616, the following are encoded in one genomic region:
- a CDS encoding shikimate dehydrogenase, whose protein sequence is MINGGTALLGLLGDPVRHSLSPVMQNAALERMGLNWSYIPLPCESRNLREVLQGLHAVGCRGLNVTIPHKQNAAALCDELSPLAKRLGAVNTLIPLDSGGWRGTNTDVEGFLAPLEEVRDWQGRRALVIGNGGSARAVVAGLQTLGLQALTVVGRRSEALSSFISELSLEQSPVDGCLVSDQEALQDQIRSSDLVINTTPVGMAEHDDADGLPLGLAVWNNLSDNTTLYDLIYTPRPTPWLALGQKQGLHCIDGLEMLVQQGAAALKLWSGRDDVPVDAMRAAAVSVLKL, encoded by the coding sequence ATGATCAACGGTGGAACAGCTCTGCTGGGACTGCTCGGTGATCCGGTGCGGCATTCCCTATCGCCTGTGATGCAGAACGCTGCTCTGGAGAGGATGGGGTTGAACTGGTCGTACATCCCACTGCCCTGTGAGAGCCGGAATCTGCGGGAGGTTCTCCAGGGACTGCACGCTGTCGGCTGTCGAGGCCTGAATGTCACCATTCCCCACAAGCAGAACGCGGCCGCGCTCTGCGACGAACTCAGCCCATTGGCGAAGCGCCTTGGTGCCGTGAACACCCTGATTCCTCTTGATTCCGGAGGGTGGCGTGGGACTAACACCGACGTCGAGGGATTTCTGGCCCCATTGGAAGAAGTGAGGGACTGGCAGGGCCGACGTGCACTGGTCATCGGCAACGGAGGATCGGCTCGGGCGGTGGTGGCAGGTCTGCAGACCCTTGGACTTCAAGCACTCACGGTGGTGGGCCGACGCAGTGAAGCCCTATCCAGCTTCATCTCGGAACTCTCGTTAGAGCAGTCTCCAGTGGATGGCTGCCTGGTCAGCGATCAAGAAGCGCTGCAGGATCAGATCAGATCAAGCGATCTGGTGATCAACACCACGCCGGTCGGCATGGCTGAACACGACGATGCCGATGGCTTACCCCTGGGGCTCGCGGTATGGAACAACCTCTCGGACAACACAACGCTTTACGACCTGATCTACACACCGCGGCCGACACCATGGCTGGCGCTGGGGCAGAAGCAGGGGCTTCACTGCATCGACGGTCTGGAGATGTTGGTGCAGCAGGGAGCCGCTGCACTGAAGCTCTGGAGCGGACGTGACGATGTTCCCGTCGATGCCATGCGCGCCGCAGCCGTCTCGGTACTGAAGCTCTAG